Proteins encoded by one window of Methyloterricola oryzae:
- the ruvC gene encoding crossover junction endodeoxyribonuclease RuvC: MTRILGIDPGSRATGYGVIDERANGAVLVACGCIRTDTETFPDRLKQIYDGVFRVVQDYAPHELAIEQVFMHKNADSALKLGQARGSAICGALAGGLPVFEYAARQVKQALVGKGSADKVQVQHMVRILLNMSGALQADAADALGVALCHLHTQQTLRRIQGAGRSAAGGRL, encoded by the coding sequence TTGACACGCATTTTAGGGATCGATCCAGGCTCCCGGGCCACCGGTTATGGCGTGATCGACGAGCGCGCCAATGGGGCGGTGCTGGTGGCCTGCGGCTGCATCCGGACGGACACGGAAACGTTCCCGGACCGTCTCAAGCAGATTTACGACGGCGTGTTTCGCGTCGTTCAGGACTATGCGCCGCATGAACTGGCGATCGAGCAGGTGTTCATGCACAAGAACGCCGATTCCGCACTCAAATTGGGACAGGCCCGCGGTTCGGCCATCTGCGGCGCCCTGGCGGGCGGCCTGCCGGTCTTCGAATATGCCGCGCGTCAGGTGAAGCAGGCGCTGGTGGGCAAGGGCAGTGCCGACAAGGTGCAGGTCCAGCACATGGTCAGGATCCTGCTCAACATGTCGGGGGCTCTCCAGGCTGACGCCGCGGATGCTTTGGGCGTGGCCCTGTGCCACCTGCATACGCAGCAAACCTTGCGACGCATTCAGGGCGCAGGCCGCAGCGCCGCGGGAGGCAGGCTGTGA
- the ruvA gene encoding Holliday junction branch migration protein RuvA: MIGFLRGTLASKHAPSLVIDVGGVGYELDAPMSTFFKLPAVGETVMLHTHLQVREDAHTLFGFFSESERALFRSLIRVSGVGAKLALAILSGISVDEFQRCVQAADTSVLVRLPGIGKKTAERLIIEMRDRLPDLGVAPAVPGGIGVPGEASAVQEAVGALVALGFKPQEAGAMVRKLPSEGRTAEDLIRQALQGAAK, translated from the coding sequence GTGATCGGCTTTCTGCGCGGGACGCTGGCCTCCAAGCATGCGCCGTCTCTGGTGATCGACGTCGGGGGCGTGGGCTACGAGCTGGACGCGCCCATGTCCACGTTTTTCAAACTGCCGGCGGTCGGCGAGACCGTCATGCTGCACACCCATCTGCAGGTGCGCGAAGACGCGCACACCTTGTTCGGTTTCTTCTCCGAGTCTGAAAGGGCCCTGTTCCGCAGCCTGATCCGGGTGAGCGGGGTCGGCGCGAAGCTGGCTCTGGCGATCCTTTCGGGCATCAGCGTGGACGAGTTCCAGCGTTGCGTCCAGGCGGCTGATACTTCGGTACTGGTGCGCCTGCCGGGGATCGGCAAGAAGACCGCCGAGCGCCTCATCATCGAGATGCGTGACCGCTTGCCCGACCTGGGAGTCGCACCGGCCGTTCCTGGTGGCATCGGCGTGCCCGGCGAGGCGTCGGCGGTGCAGGAAGCGGTCGGCGCACTGGTTGCGCTGGGCTTCAAGCCCCAGGAGGCGGGCGCCATGGTGCGCAAGCTTCCGAGCGAGGGCCGCACGGCCGAAGACCTGATCCGCCAGGCCCTGCAAGGCGCGGCGAAGTAG
- the ruvB gene encoding Holliday junction branch migration DNA helicase RuvB has translation MSQEERLVSPRGGVEDVIDRAVRPRLLQDYVGQKAMREQMGIFIQAARTRQEALDHVLIFGPPGLGKTTLANIIANEMGVKIRQTSGPVMEKAGDLAAILTNLEPRDVLFIDEIHRLSPAVEEVLYPAMEDYQIDIMIGEGPAARSIKLDLPPFTLVGATTRAGLLTSPLRDRFGIVHRLEFYTVEELTQIVSRSASLLGVAMSPEGAGEIARRARGTPRIANRLLRRVRDFAEVKADGAVTRDLAAQALEMLKVDRVGFDPLDRKFLRTLIDMFDGGPVGLDNLAAAISEERGTIEDVLEPYLIQQGFIMRTPRGRVATRTAYLHFGLEPPRPEPRNEDLF, from the coding sequence ATGTCACAGGAAGAGCGTCTGGTGAGTCCTCGCGGCGGCGTTGAGGACGTCATCGACCGCGCCGTGCGGCCGCGCTTGCTGCAGGACTACGTGGGCCAGAAGGCCATGCGCGAGCAGATGGGGATCTTCATCCAGGCGGCCCGCACGCGTCAGGAGGCCTTGGATCATGTACTGATCTTCGGTCCGCCGGGTCTGGGCAAGACCACCCTGGCCAACATCATCGCCAACGAGATGGGTGTGAAGATTCGCCAGACCTCCGGGCCCGTCATGGAAAAGGCCGGCGATCTGGCTGCCATACTCACCAACCTGGAGCCGCGCGACGTTCTGTTCATCGATGAGATCCACCGGCTGAGCCCCGCCGTGGAGGAAGTCCTGTATCCGGCCATGGAGGACTACCAGATCGATATCATGATCGGCGAGGGGCCGGCGGCGCGCTCCATCAAACTGGACCTCCCCCCGTTCACCCTGGTGGGCGCGACCACTCGCGCCGGCCTGCTCACTTCGCCCCTGCGCGACCGCTTCGGCATCGTCCATCGCCTGGAGTTCTACACCGTCGAGGAATTGACCCAGATCGTCAGCCGCTCGGCCAGCCTCCTCGGCGTTGCCATGAGTCCGGAAGGCGCGGGTGAGATTGCCCGCCGCGCGCGGGGCACGCCACGCATTGCCAATCGCCTGCTGCGGCGCGTGCGCGATTTCGCCGAGGTCAAGGCGGACGGCGCGGTGACGCGTGATCTGGCGGCCCAGGCCCTGGAGATGCTGAAGGTGGATCGGGTTGGATTCGATCCCTTGGACCGCAAGTTTTTACGCACCTTGATCGACATGTTCGACGGCGGCCCGGTCGGCCTGGACAATTTGGCGGCGGCCATCAGCGAGGAGCGCGGCACCATCGAGGATGTGCTCGAGCCTTATCTGATCCAGCAGGGTTTCATCATGCGCACGCCACGGGGCCGGGTCGCGACACGCACCGCCTATTTGCACTTCGGCCTGGAGCCGCCCCGGCCTGAACCCCGCAACGAAGACTTGTTCTGA
- the ybgC gene encoding tol-pal system-associated acyl-CoA thioesterase, translating into MEPAETGFFWPVRVYYEDTDAGGVVYYANYLKFFERARTERLRAMGFEQDTLRAEHGVLFAVRSVQAEYLKPARFNDKLQVTAEISELKRASLSFTQEIRREGPAGDLLCQASIRIVCLTADMLRPTAIPDFLLQRIKDEF; encoded by the coding sequence ATGGAACCCGCGGAAACAGGCTTTTTCTGGCCGGTGCGCGTCTATTACGAGGACACCGACGCCGGTGGCGTGGTGTACTACGCCAATTACCTGAAATTCTTCGAGCGCGCGCGCACCGAGCGGCTGCGGGCCATGGGGTTCGAACAGGACACGCTGCGAGCGGAACACGGCGTGCTGTTCGCGGTGAGGTCGGTCCAGGCCGAGTACCTGAAACCGGCCCGCTTCAACGACAAACTCCAAGTTACCGCCGAAATTTCCGAGTTGAAACGCGCCAGCCTGAGCTTTACCCAGGAGATTCGGCGGGAAGGACCCGCCGGAGACCTTTTGTGCCAGGCGAGCATCCGCATCGTCTGTCTGACCGCGGACATGCTGCGGCCCACCGCCATCCCCGATTTTCTTTTGCAACGGATCAAAGATGAATTCTGA
- the tolQ gene encoding protein TolQ has product MNSDLSIFTLIKEASAVVQIVMFMLMLASVVSWTYIFSKFKELRRAEQTSDEFEERFWSGIDLADLYRQLASEDYDSEGMENIFLVGFKEFARLRQQPGITPDAVVEGAQRGMRVALSRELDRLDERLPFLATVGSTSPYVGLFGTVWGIMNSFRSLGSVKQATLAMVAPGISEALVATAMGLFAAIPAVMAYNRFSTHIGRLANRYEAFTEEFLSLLHRQAHAK; this is encoded by the coding sequence ATGAATTCTGACCTGTCGATATTCACCCTGATCAAGGAAGCCAGCGCGGTCGTGCAGATCGTGATGTTCATGCTGATGCTGGCGTCGGTGGTCTCCTGGACCTATATCTTCTCAAAGTTCAAGGAATTGCGGCGCGCCGAGCAGACCTCGGACGAGTTCGAGGAACGCTTCTGGTCGGGTATCGACCTGGCCGATCTGTATCGTCAACTGGCCAGCGAGGACTATGACAGCGAGGGCATGGAGAACATTTTCCTGGTGGGCTTCAAGGAGTTCGCGCGATTGCGGCAGCAGCCGGGCATCACTCCCGATGCGGTGGTGGAAGGCGCTCAGCGCGGCATGCGGGTGGCGCTATCGCGCGAGTTGGACCGGCTCGACGAGCGCCTGCCTTTCCTGGCCACGGTGGGTTCGACCAGCCCTTATGTGGGCCTGTTCGGCACCGTTTGGGGCATCATGAATTCCTTCCGCTCTCTGGGCAGCGTCAAGCAGGCGACCTTGGCGATGGTGGCGCCGGGAATCTCCGAGGCTCTGGTGGCCACGGCCATGGGCTTGTTCGCCGCCATTCCGGCGGTCATGGCGTACAACCGCTTTTCCACCCACATCGGGCGTCTGGCCAATCGCTATGAGGCCTTCACCGAGGAATTCCTGAGCCTGCTGCATCGTCAGGCGCACGCCAAATGA
- the tolR gene encoding protein TolR encodes MNVQSGGGRGSRRKPMAEINVVPYIDVSLVLLIIFMITAPLLQTGVDVDLPQAEAKTVDPAQDPPVVVSINAEGQLFVDAGAQDDVAVDTDELPGRVMAALQDKPNRPVLIRGDKSVDYGRVVTVMARLKQAGVPTVGLMTSPVTE; translated from the coding sequence ATGAACGTGCAATCCGGCGGCGGCCGCGGGAGCCGCAGAAAGCCCATGGCGGAGATCAACGTCGTTCCTTACATCGACGTTTCCCTCGTGCTGCTTATCATCTTCATGATCACGGCGCCTTTGTTGCAAACCGGCGTGGACGTGGACCTTCCGCAAGCGGAAGCCAAGACCGTGGACCCCGCTCAGGATCCGCCGGTGGTGGTGAGCATCAATGCGGAAGGCCAGTTGTTCGTGGATGCCGGCGCCCAGGATGACGTGGCGGTCGACACCGACGAACTGCCCGGACGGGTGATGGCGGCGCTGCAGGACAAGCCCAACCGGCCCGTGCTGATCCGCGGCGACAAGTCGGTGGATTACGGCCGCGTCGTGACCGTCATGGCAAGGCTCAAACAGGCCGGCGTTCCCACCGTAGGCTTGATGACCAGTCCCGTCACAGAATGA
- the tolA gene encoding cell envelope integrity protein TolA, which yields MIATRMRGNRGPLALSLILHAILFLLFAINFDSVKPPELPPQPEIIEAVIMDEAQIQAAMQALGRPESKEPEAEAPREKAEESTAKSVQEQLAQAEEAERQRRQRQEKAAEERRKQEDARRKAEEREKKEEVERKAEAEERKQAEDKRLAAEAARKHAEEEARKRAEQQEADKRRVAEEKRREEAEGQRRAQQKAEAESKRRAEQEAQKKAEAESKRSLEQEAQKKAEAEAKRQADQAERRKAEAEAKRQAELAEQKRAAETKRLAELEAKRQAELEAEKKAQLEAKHQAEVEAKRKSELEARKREESEAQRQVEARKKAEAEQKRQAELTEQKKAADAEARRRAEAEAKKQAEAKRAAEADAKKQAEADAKRKAEAEARRQSELAEQKKAAEAKRAAEQEAKRQAESEARKKAEADAKAQAEREARQRAAQEAAARQKAEAEAKRQAELAAQKKAEAEAKKKADAEAKRAAELEARRQAEAELKKQAEAEAAARKRAEAEKQRKAQQEREAALKAQLEEERQAVAAQKAKKEAEDAARAWANNYIKPRVEARWVGVKSGLSCTIQVTTLPGGAVRDARVTRSSGDSAFDRSAEAAVLKSSPLPMPPDAKVAQALRSFQFLFRPD from the coding sequence ATGATCGCAACCCGGATGCGCGGTAATCGGGGGCCTTTGGCGCTCTCGCTGATCCTGCACGCCATTCTGTTCCTGCTGTTTGCCATCAACTTCGATTCGGTCAAGCCCCCGGAACTCCCCCCGCAGCCAGAGATCATCGAGGCGGTGATCATGGACGAGGCGCAGATCCAGGCGGCGATGCAAGCGCTTGGCAGGCCCGAGAGCAAGGAGCCCGAGGCCGAAGCGCCAAGGGAGAAGGCTGAGGAATCGACTGCAAAATCGGTGCAGGAGCAGCTTGCTCAGGCTGAAGAAGCCGAGCGGCAGCGGCGCCAGCGGCAAGAAAAGGCCGCCGAGGAGCGCCGAAAGCAAGAGGATGCCCGGCGCAAGGCGGAAGAGAGGGAGAAGAAAGAGGAAGTGGAGCGCAAGGCGGAAGCCGAAGAGCGCAAGCAGGCGGAAGATAAACGTTTGGCGGCGGAAGCCGCGCGCAAGCACGCGGAGGAGGAAGCGCGCAAGCGCGCCGAGCAGCAGGAAGCGGATAAGCGCCGCGTGGCCGAAGAAAAGCGCCGGGAAGAAGCAGAAGGTCAGCGTCGTGCGCAACAAAAGGCGGAAGCCGAGTCCAAACGCCGCGCGGAGCAGGAGGCCCAGAAGAAGGCAGAGGCCGAGTCCAAACGCAGCCTGGAACAGGAGGCTCAGAAGAAGGCCGAGGCTGAGGCCAAAAGACAGGCCGATCAGGCAGAGAGGCGCAAAGCCGAAGCCGAGGCGAAGCGGCAAGCCGAACTGGCAGAGCAAAAAAGAGCCGCGGAAACCAAACGCCTTGCGGAGCTGGAAGCGAAGCGTCAGGCGGAGCTCGAGGCGGAGAAGAAAGCGCAGCTGGAGGCCAAGCATCAGGCCGAGGTCGAGGCGAAGCGGAAGTCCGAGTTGGAGGCGCGCAAGCGGGAAGAGTCCGAGGCCCAGCGCCAAGTGGAGGCGCGCAAGAAGGCCGAGGCGGAACAGAAGCGGCAGGCGGAACTGACGGAGCAAAAGAAGGCGGCTGATGCCGAGGCTAGGCGGCGTGCCGAAGCGGAGGCGAAGAAACAGGCGGAAGCCAAGCGCGCTGCTGAGGCAGATGCCAAGAAGCAGGCTGAGGCCGACGCCAAGCGCAAGGCGGAAGCCGAGGCCAGGCGACAATCGGAGCTGGCGGAGCAGAAAAAGGCCGCAGAGGCCAAGCGAGCCGCTGAACAGGAAGCGAAGCGCCAGGCAGAGAGCGAGGCCCGCAAGAAGGCCGAAGCAGACGCCAAGGCGCAAGCCGAGCGCGAGGCCCGGCAGCGTGCCGCTCAGGAGGCGGCCGCCCGTCAGAAAGCTGAAGCCGAAGCCAAGCGGCAGGCGGAGTTGGCCGCACAGAAAAAGGCCGAGGCTGAAGCCAAGAAGAAGGCCGATGCGGAAGCCAAGCGCGCGGCGGAGTTGGAAGCACGACGCCAGGCAGAAGCCGAGCTCAAGAAACAGGCCGAGGCCGAGGCGGCAGCCCGCAAGCGCGCAGAGGCTGAGAAACAGCGCAAGGCGCAGCAAGAGCGAGAGGCTGCGCTCAAGGCGCAGTTGGAGGAGGAACGGCAGGCGGTCGCCGCGCAGAAAGCGAAGAAGGAAGCAGAGGACGCCGCTAGAGCCTGGGCCAACAACTATATCAAGCCCCGGGTGGAAGCCCGCTGGGTTGGTGTCAAGAGCGGACTGTCCTGTACAATTCAGGTCACGACCCTGCCGGGCGGCGCGGTCCGCGACGCCCGTGTCACCCGCTCCAGCGGCGATTCGGCGTTTGACCGATCAGCCGAAGCCGCCGTGCTCAAGTCGTCGCCGCTGCCCATGCCGCCAGATGCCAAGGTGGCGCAGGCATTACGCTCATTCCAGTTCTTGTTCAGGCCCGACTAG
- the tolB gene encoding Tol-Pal system beta propeller repeat protein TolB, which translates to MSRYSILSLWLALCLAFMAPALRAELTVQITQGAEGGIPIAIVPFAGGAGGAENIGAIVAADLARTGRFKTLPTHAMPEQPSSPDQVHFDAWRGQGQDNLVIGQVRPGGAQFYLFDAVRGNLLTSLTVPFGPQEQRKAAHRIADIIYQQLTGEPGAFDTRVAYVTVTGNSPANRQYRLQIADTDGFNPQSVITSKEPVMSPAWSPDGRKIAYVSFENKTAAIFVQTLATGEREKVSELPGINGAPAWSPDGSRLAVTLSKDGNPEIYVLSLASRSLRRVTDNLSIDTEPSWSPDGSSILFTSDRGGKPQLYLVSAGGGEPRRVTFEGDYNARGVFSPDGKSIAMVHGNRGDYRIGVMELDSRQIRVVSSGPQDESPGFAPNGSMILYATRAGGSGQLSAVSIDGKVRQSLRIEGGEVRQPAWSP; encoded by the coding sequence TTGAGTCGATATAGCATTCTCAGCCTTTGGCTGGCCCTTTGTCTTGCATTCATGGCGCCCGCCCTGCGCGCCGAACTGACCGTACAGATCACCCAAGGCGCCGAGGGCGGCATACCCATCGCTATCGTGCCTTTCGCGGGCGGAGCCGGGGGAGCCGAGAACATTGGCGCCATCGTGGCTGCGGACCTGGCCCGCACCGGTCGGTTCAAGACCTTGCCAACACATGCCATGCCGGAGCAGCCGTCGTCGCCCGATCAAGTCCACTTCGACGCTTGGCGCGGTCAGGGTCAGGACAATCTGGTGATCGGCCAGGTGCGCCCAGGTGGGGCGCAGTTCTATCTGTTCGACGCGGTGCGCGGCAATCTGCTCACCAGTCTGACGGTGCCCTTCGGACCCCAGGAACAGCGCAAGGCGGCGCATCGCATCGCCGACATCATCTACCAGCAGCTCACCGGGGAGCCCGGGGCTTTCGATACCCGCGTCGCCTATGTCACCGTGACCGGCAACAGCCCGGCCAACCGCCAGTACCGACTGCAGATCGCGGACACGGACGGATTCAACCCGCAAAGCGTGATCACCTCGAAAGAGCCGGTCATGTCGCCCGCCTGGTCACCGGATGGGCGAAAAATCGCCTACGTGTCATTCGAAAACAAGACGGCCGCGATCTTTGTGCAGACCCTCGCCACGGGCGAACGCGAGAAGGTGTCGGAACTGCCCGGCATCAACGGCGCCCCCGCTTGGTCACCGGATGGTTCGCGTCTGGCGGTGACCCTCTCCAAGGACGGCAATCCCGAGATCTATGTCTTGAGTTTGGCCTCCCGTTCCCTGCGCCGCGTCACCGACAACCTGTCCATCGACACCGAGCCATCTTGGTCCCCGGACGGCAGTTCCATCCTGTTTACCTCGGATCGTGGCGGAAAACCGCAGCTGTACCTGGTGTCGGCCGGCGGCGGCGAACCGCGGCGGGTAACCTTCGAGGGCGATTATAATGCCCGCGGCGTGTTCTCTCCCGACGGGAAAAGCATCGCCATGGTGCATGGCAATCGTGGCGACTACCGTATCGGTGTCATGGAACTGGACAGCCGCCAGATTCGAGTGGTGAGCAGCGGACCGCAGGACGAGTCGCCCGGATTCGCGCCCAACGGCAGCATGATTCTCTACGCGACCCGGGCCGGTGGCAGCGGCCAGCTGTCCGCGGTCTCCATCGACGGCAAGGTGCGGCAGAGCCTGCGCATTGAAGGCGGCGAGGTCCGCCAGCCGGCCTGGTCGCCTTAG
- the pal gene encoding peptidoglycan-associated lipoprotein Pal, which translates to MKVLKYGALLVAAVLVLNGCSSTGDTKEEDADSAVLNGEGGAGAGGPQIGKYNGGRGGAYGAGGAGGRYGSGGNYAGAGEAALNDPNSPLAKRVIYFMYDSSEVMPEYVSVVNEHAAFLSGNPGFNAVLEGHADERGSSEYNIALGEQRAKSVARMMQLQGATDAQIQIVSFGEEKPATSGHDESAYQQNRRVEIVYPGH; encoded by the coding sequence ATGAAAGTTTTGAAGTATGGCGCCTTGCTCGTGGCGGCTGTCCTGGTGCTTAACGGATGCAGTTCCACCGGCGATACCAAGGAGGAGGATGCCGATTCCGCCGTGCTCAACGGCGAAGGCGGCGCGGGTGCTGGCGGCCCGCAGATCGGCAAATACAATGGCGGCCGGGGCGGCGCCTACGGTGCGGGTGGTGCCGGCGGGCGCTACGGTTCCGGCGGGAATTACGCGGGTGCCGGCGAGGCGGCCCTGAATGATCCCAATAGCCCCTTGGCCAAGCGCGTGATCTATTTCATGTACGACAGCAGCGAAGTGATGCCGGAGTACGTCAGCGTCGTCAACGAGCACGCGGCATTTCTCTCCGGCAATCCCGGGTTCAATGCGGTGCTGGAAGGCCACGCGGACGAGCGCGGTTCTTCCGAGTACAACATCGCTTTGGGCGAGCAGCGGGCCAAGTCCGTCGCGCGGATGATGCAGTTGCAGGGCGCCACCGATGCCCAGATCCAGATCGTCAGTTTTGGCGAGGAGAAACCGGCGACTTCAGGGCACGACGAGTCGGCGTATCAACAGAACCGCCGTGTCGAAATCGTCTATCCGGGTCATTAA
- the ybgF gene encoding tol-pal system protein YbgF: MQLSSLPVTLALLGVAPLVLAASPDDVYTQGYQAGAYGQTLDERVATLEKRVSSNTLMDMVKRIEQLQTEMAKMRGKMEELSHEVDTLRKQQKDMYLDLDQRISPTPTPTPQPAADASPPADPAAGASYSATPRPAATPVPTPAPVGRQDSYDKAFNLLKEGKYPESVRAFKSFLAAYPTGEYSDNAIYWLGEAYYVLRDFPNSRESFRRLVREVPQSAKVPDAQLKLGYIEYDAGQWAKARDLLNEVVKQYPGSSSAKLAERRLAKMKQEGH, translated from the coding sequence ATGCAACTTAGCTCTCTACCCGTTACGCTGGCGCTCCTTGGCGTCGCGCCGTTGGTTCTGGCGGCCTCGCCAGACGACGTCTACACGCAGGGGTATCAGGCAGGTGCCTATGGCCAGACCCTGGACGAGCGCGTAGCCACCCTGGAAAAGCGCGTTTCCAGCAACACGCTCATGGACATGGTGAAGCGCATCGAGCAGTTGCAGACCGAGATGGCCAAGATGCGCGGCAAGATGGAGGAGCTTTCCCACGAGGTGGATACCCTGCGCAAGCAGCAGAAGGACATGTACCTGGATCTGGATCAGCGTATCTCTCCGACGCCCACGCCTACACCACAACCCGCGGCCGATGCGTCTCCACCGGCGGACCCGGCTGCGGGCGCATCTTACTCCGCCACGCCCCGGCCTGCGGCCACTCCCGTTCCGACGCCGGCTCCAGTGGGACGACAGGATTCTTACGACAAGGCTTTTAACTTGTTGAAAGAGGGCAAATATCCGGAATCGGTGCGGGCCTTCAAGAGCTTTCTGGCGGCCTATCCCACGGGAGAGTATTCCGACAATGCCATCTACTGGCTGGGGGAAGCCTACTATGTGCTGCGCGACTTTCCCAATTCCCGCGAGTCGTTCCGGCGCTTGGTGCGCGAGGTACCTCAGAGCGCCAAGGTACCGGATGCCCAGCTGAAACTGGGATACATCGAGTATGACGCCGGCCAATGGGCAAAGGCGCGCGATTTGCTGAACGAGGTGGTCAAGCAGTATCCGGGCAGCAGTTCCGCAAAGCTCGCGGAGCGGCGCCTGGCGAAGATGAAGCAGGAGGGGCACTAG
- the queE gene encoding 7-carboxy-7-deazaguanine synthase QueE, which yields MNEQLRVTEIFHSLQGESRTVGWPTAFVRLTGCPQRCVYCDTEYAFSGGSRMSVGDILAAVRGFGVRFVTVTGGEPLAQKGCLDLLSRLADEGYEVSLETGGAMDVSAVDPRVVKVMDLKTPASGEEGRNRYENLAYLSAKDQIKFVIMDEGDYRWSTEQLQSRALDQCAEVLFSPAAGFQEPAQLAEWILRDRLPVRFQLQLHKILWGAERGR from the coding sequence TTGAACGAGCAGTTGCGCGTCACCGAAATCTTCCATTCCCTGCAGGGTGAGAGCCGCACTGTCGGTTGGCCGACAGCCTTTGTGCGCTTGACCGGTTGTCCCCAGCGCTGCGTCTATTGCGATACGGAATATGCGTTCAGCGGGGGCTCGCGCATGAGCGTGGGGGATATCCTGGCCGCCGTTCGAGGCTTCGGCGTGCGCTTCGTCACTGTCACGGGAGGCGAGCCCCTGGCGCAAAAGGGCTGCCTGGATTTGCTGTCGCGGCTGGCCGATGAGGGTTACGAAGTCTCCCTGGAAACCGGCGGCGCCATGGACGTCAGCGCGGTCGACCCTCGTGTCGTCAAAGTCATGGACCTGAAAACTCCGGCGTCCGGCGAAGAAGGCCGCAATCGCTACGAGAACCTCGCGTATTTGAGCGCCAAGGATCAGATCAAATTCGTGATCATGGACGAAGGCGATTACCGCTGGTCCACGGAGCAATTGCAGTCCCGCGCGCTGGACCAATGCGCGGAGGTCCTGTTCTCGCCCGCGGCCGGATTTCAGGAACCGGCCCAACTGGCCGAGTGGATTCTGCGCGACCGGCTGCCGGTACGTTTCCAGTTGCAGTTGCACAAGATCCTGTGGGGAGCGGAGCGCGGTCGATGA
- the queC gene encoding 7-cyano-7-deazaguanine synthase QueC yields MTQRAVILLSGGLDSATCLAMARQQGFACHALSFDYGQRHGAELQAARKVAERGGAVEHKIIHIGLDSIGGSALTDTRIAVPDHPQAGIPVTYVPARNTVFLAFALGWAEVLDAQAIFIGVNAVDYSGYPDCRPAFIEAFQNLAGLATKAGVEGHPIRIHTPLIHLSKAEIIRAGVELGVDYALTVSCYAADTEGRACGVCDSCRLRTAGFQAAGVTDPTRYVASGV; encoded by the coding sequence ATGACCCAAAGAGCCGTCATTCTCCTGTCGGGCGGCCTGGATTCCGCCACATGTCTGGCCATGGCGCGGCAACAAGGCTTTGCCTGTCATGCCCTGAGTTTCGATTACGGTCAGCGGCATGGGGCGGAACTCCAGGCGGCCCGCAAAGTGGCCGAACGCGGCGGGGCGGTGGAGCACAAGATCATCCATATTGGGCTCGATTCCATCGGCGGCTCGGCCCTGACCGATACCCGCATCGCGGTGCCCGATCATCCGCAGGCCGGCATACCGGTGACCTATGTGCCGGCCCGCAACACGGTGTTTCTGGCCTTCGCCCTGGGCTGGGCGGAAGTGCTGGATGCGCAGGCTATCTTCATCGGCGTCAATGCGGTTGATTATTCCGGCTATCCGGATTGCAGGCCGGCATTCATCGAAGCTTTCCAGAATCTCGCGGGGCTTGCCACCAAGGCAGGGGTGGAAGGTCACCCGATCCGCATCCACACGCCGCTCATTCACCTGAGCAAGGCGGAGATCATCCGCGCCGGGGTCGAGTTGGGGGTGGATTACGCGCTGACCGTGTCCTGCTACGCGGCGGACACTGAAGGCCGAGCCTGCGGGGTCTGCGACTCCTGCCGGTTGCGTACGGCGGGATTCCAGGCGGCGGGCGTTACCGACCCAACGCGCTACGTAGCCAGCGGGGTATGA
- a CDS encoding DUF2058 domain-containing protein gives MSNALRDQLLKAGLVNDKQAKKAAKEQRKEANQRHGQQQNRQAEEEARREAQRAQQEKAERDRQLNQQRQQAAEEKALAAQVRQLVDTNQVPDADGDIAFNFTDGATVKRIYVNEPARKRLSDGLLAIVKIDGRYRLVPRETAEKIRTRLPSNLILLNEPKPAGKPAAVDDPYAGFEVPDDLMW, from the coding sequence ATGAGTAACGCATTGCGCGATCAGTTGCTGAAAGCCGGCCTGGTCAATGACAAGCAGGCGAAAAAGGCCGCCAAGGAACAGCGCAAGGAGGCCAACCAGCGTCATGGCCAGCAGCAGAACCGACAGGCGGAGGAAGAAGCACGCCGCGAGGCCCAGCGCGCGCAACAGGAAAAGGCCGAGCGTGACCGCCAACTCAACCAGCAGCGGCAACAGGCGGCGGAGGAAAAAGCCCTTGCCGCTCAGGTGCGGCAACTGGTGGATACCAACCAGGTTCCCGACGCGGACGGCGACATCGCCTTCAATTTCACCGACGGCGCCACCGTCAAGCGCATCTATGTCAACGAGCCGGCTCGCAAGCGCCTCAGCGACGGCCTGCTGGCCATCGTCAAGATCGATGGGCGCTATCGACTCGTGCCCAGGGAAACCGCCGAGAAGATTCGCACCCGCTTGCCTTCAAATTTGATTCTGCTGAACGAGCCCAAGCCGGCTGGAAAACCGGCTGCGGTCGACGATCCTTACGCCGGGTTCGAGGTGCCGGACGATCTCATGTGGTAA